One region of Opitutaceae bacterium genomic DNA includes:
- a CDS encoding aminotransferase class V-fold PLP-dependent enzyme gives MRLGRKEFLKGLGAAALGVSTTSVVKAARSAPSTKNLKLAPFDSGKPDAYWERVRALYGRHGDFAYLNCGGLGPASLPIHEKYRQVTADLELKVETGHTLHEPARKVAAAFLGVTGDEVCFVRNTTEGNSIVACGLELKAGDEVIFESHAHPGGSIPWLNRARQQGIVVRTFEPDALSAEGNLERISALIGPRTRVIQISHVTAPTGIVMPVKGIAKLAREKGCWFHVDGAQSAGMLNFSLREIGCDSYATSGHKWIGAPRETGLLFIRRDRIEEVAPTFVGAYTSDDFSFSGKLVYVEGVRRHEYGTRNSASIVALAEAMRFQDEIGRQRILDYGTALARRVHHGLEGIQRVKVLTPAMPELRASITTFAVEGTTAAAVFSYLLNHHQLRCRPVTEDGLQAVRVSTHVFNNANECDRVVEGVRAFVRTL, from the coding sequence ATGAGACTCGGTAGAAAAGAATTCCTGAAAGGACTCGGGGCTGCGGCACTGGGCGTGTCCACGACATCCGTGGTCAAAGCGGCGCGGTCCGCTCCGTCGACGAAGAACCTGAAGCTGGCGCCGTTCGATTCCGGGAAACCGGATGCGTATTGGGAACGAGTGCGAGCCTTGTATGGGCGCCACGGTGATTTTGCCTATCTGAACTGCGGCGGACTCGGCCCGGCATCGCTTCCCATTCATGAGAAATACAGGCAGGTGACCGCGGACCTGGAGTTGAAGGTGGAGACGGGACACACCCTGCACGAGCCGGCGCGCAAGGTGGCGGCGGCTTTTCTGGGTGTCACTGGAGACGAAGTCTGCTTTGTGCGCAACACGACGGAGGGAAACTCAATCGTGGCGTGCGGGCTGGAACTGAAGGCCGGAGACGAGGTGATCTTTGAATCCCATGCGCATCCGGGAGGATCGATTCCCTGGCTCAACCGCGCGCGCCAGCAGGGAATTGTCGTGCGCACGTTCGAACCGGACGCCTTGTCTGCGGAGGGAAATCTGGAAAGGATTTCCGCGCTGATCGGTCCGCGTACGCGGGTCATTCAGATCAGTCATGTGACGGCCCCCACGGGGATTGTCATGCCGGTTAAGGGGATTGCCAAACTGGCCCGCGAGAAGGGGTGCTGGTTCCATGTCGACGGCGCGCAGTCGGCCGGAATGCTGAACTTTTCGCTGCGGGAAATCGGCTGTGACTCCTATGCTACGAGCGGGCACAAGTGGATTGGTGCGCCGCGTGAGACGGGGCTGCTGTTCATACGGCGCGATCGCATCGAGGAGGTGGCTCCCACCTTTGTCGGAGCCTATACGAGCGATGATTTCAGTTTCTCGGGGAAACTCGTCTATGTCGAAGGTGTGAGGCGGCACGAGTACGGCACTCGAAACTCGGCGTCGATCGTGGCCCTCGCCGAGGCGATGCGTTTCCAGGATGAAATCGGACGCCAGCGCATCCTGGACTACGGAACCGCGCTGGCCCGACGGGTTCACCACGGCCTGGAGGGGATTCAGCGGGTGAAGGTGCTCACTCCGGCGATGCCGGAGCTGCGGGCGTCCATCACCACGTTTGCCGTGGAGGGAACGACGGCTGCCGCGGTATTTTCATACCTGCTCAACCACCATCAGCTCCGCTGCCGGCCGGTGACCGAGGACGGCCTTCAGGCGGTGCGGGTATCGACCCACGTCTTCAACAATGCGAATGAGTGCGACCGCGTGGTCGAGGGAGTGCGGGCGTTTGTGCGAACGCTGTGA
- a CDS encoding PmoA family protein, translating to MSHAFELIVPPDGKSVELHQRGGGLLLRYVVVPETPPTEAPRPFAHPVRTLRGECLTVFRPNDHPWHHALSFTLTSVSGHNFWGGPSYRKADGYVHRGDQGSQVHEAWVERSPERIAHALLWRAGHDGEVLLREERSLRFSRVNDTAWSLRWQAALTNVSGRELALGHYRAPEGLTGSHYSGLQFRGARELLDDHGDASIGIFAEGGREGEAAVHGMPLRWMEWRGQRDETLNRVSVRFENGNGPLHLFVRRSYPLAALPLHFDEVLPLPSGGLLNVDHTLTFSDL from the coding sequence ATGAGCCATGCCTTCGAGCTGATTGTTCCGCCGGATGGGAAATCGGTGGAGCTTCACCAGCGGGGGGGCGGTTTGCTGCTTCGATATGTCGTCGTGCCCGAGACGCCGCCCACGGAGGCGCCGCGGCCGTTTGCGCATCCGGTTCGGACACTGCGCGGCGAATGCCTCACGGTGTTTCGTCCGAACGATCATCCCTGGCATCACGCTCTGAGCTTCACGCTGACCTCCGTATCGGGTCACAATTTCTGGGGAGGCCCGAGTTATCGCAAGGCGGACGGCTATGTGCATCGCGGCGATCAGGGCAGCCAGGTGCATGAGGCCTGGGTGGAGCGGAGCCCGGAGCGGATCGCGCATGCGCTTCTTTGGAGGGCCGGGCACGACGGCGAGGTGCTTTTGCGGGAGGAGCGGTCCCTGCGGTTCAGTCGCGTGAATGACACGGCCTGGTCATTGCGTTGGCAGGCGGCGCTGACAAATGTCTCAGGCCGCGAGCTGGCGCTGGGACATTATCGCGCGCCCGAAGGATTGACCGGGTCGCACTACAGCGGCCTGCAGTTTCGTGGGGCGAGGGAACTGCTCGACGACCATGGCGATGCCTCCATCGGCATTTTCGCGGAGGGCGGGCGCGAAGGCGAGGCCGCTGTTCACGGGATGCCGCTGCGCTGGATGGAGTGGCGCGGACAGCGGGACGAGACGCTCAACCGGGTTTCCGTCCGATTTGAGAATGGCAATGGGCCCTTGCATCTTTTTGTAAGGCGGAGTTATCCCTTGGCCGCACTGCCGCTCCATTTTGATGAGGTTCTCCCTCTTCCTTCCGGAGGGCTTCTGAACGTGGATCACACGCTGACGTTTTCCGATTTATGA